In Bosea sp. PAMC 26642, the DNA window CCAGCCGGCAGCGCCCGGATGAATGCCTGGACCTTGGGTTCGAGCTGCTGAACGATCGTCGCGGGCTGCGTCGCATCGACGATGCTGCCCCTGATCGTGACGGTCGGCAGTCGGCTGCGACGCCAGATCAACGGCTGTTCGAGTTCGTAACGGAAGGTCGCGACCGCCGCCAGCGGCACGGACTGGCCGTTCTTGCCCGGCAACTGCAGGTTCTGCAGCGTCTCGATGGCGCCCCGCTCGGCCGCACTGGCCCGGCTCACGACGTCGACCAGATAGATCGCATCGCGCACTTGGGTGATGCTCGTTCCGCCCACCACGCCGTTGAGGACGCCAGCGATGTCCTGAGAGGTCACGCCGAGCTGGCGCGCCTTGTCCTGTAGCACGTCGATCTTCACCACCCGTGCGGGCTCGTTCCAGTTGAACCCGATATCGCTGACCCGAGGATGCTCGCCGACGATTGCGGCCAGCTTCTGCGCCAACTCCCTCACCTTATGGATGTCGGGGCCGCTCAGCCGGTATTGAACCGGTCGGCCGGCCGGCGGACCCACCGCCAGCAGGTCGACATACACATCCAGCCCGGCGAACTCCTCCCGCGTCCAGGTCTTGATCCTGGACCTGAGGCGCTCACGGGCCGCGATGTTCTTGGTCACGATGACCATCTGGCCGTAATTGGGATTTGCCGGCTGCGGGTCGAAGGAGAGGATGAAACGAACCGCGCCCTGGCCGATATAGGACGACCAGTGATGGATGTCGGCATCACCGGCGAGCTTGGCCTCGAAGCGGTCCATCTGCGCCTTCGTGTCGGTGATCGAGGCGTTCTGCTGCAGGGTGAAGTCGACAAGGAGTTCGTTGCGGTCCGAGGACGGGAAGAACTGCTGCTCAACAAACCGCATCCCGTAGAGCGAGACGGAAAACATCGCGACCGTCACGCCGATGGTGAGCCAGCGCCAGCGCATGGCGCCGACCAGGACGTGCGAGAACATCGTCGAAAGCCGGCTCGGCTTGTCGTGATGCTTCTTCATCGTCTTGGGAAGCAGCGCCACGCCGAGCAGGGGCGCAAACAGCACCGCGACGATCCAGGACAGCAGCAGCGAGACCGCGATGACGACGAACAGCGTGAAGGTGTACTCGCCCGCATTGCTACTGTTGAGGCCCACCGGGATGAAGCTCGCGACGGTGACGAGCGTGCCGGTGAGCATCGGGAAGGCGGTGGAGGAGTAGACGGCGGTCGCCGCCTTGCGCAGCGTGTCGCCGGCCTCGAGCCGCGCCACCATCATCTCGACCGCGATCATCGCGTCATCGACCAGCAGGCCAAGCGCGATGATGAGGGCGCCGAGCGAGATCCGCTGAAGAGAGATGCCGGTATACTGCATGACCACGAAGGTCATGGCGAGCACGAGCGGGATGGTGATGGCCACCACCAGCCCGGCCCGCATGCCGAGGCTGATGAAGCTGACCACCAGCACGATCGCCACGGCCTCGAACAGCGCCTTGGTGAAGCCGCCGACAGCCTCCTCGACCACGACGGGCTGGTCGGCCACAAGGTGCACGCCGACGCCGATGGGCAGTTCGCCGGTGATCTTGTGCATCTGCTCCTTCAGCGCCTCGCCGAACTCGAGCAGGTTGGCGCCGGTCTTCATGCCGATGGCGAGGCCGATCGCCGGCTGACCCTTGAACCGGAACAGCGCCTGTGGCGGGTCGACATGGCCGCGGCTGATGGTGGCGATGTCGCTCAGGCGGAAGAAGCGGTCGTTGACGCGCAGGTTGAGGCCGCGCAGATCCTCCTCCGACGTGAACTGCCCCGAGACTCGGACGCTGATGCGCTCGCGACCGGCCTCGATGACGCCCGACGGCGTGATCGCGTTCTGCGCCTGGAGCGTCTGGACGACCTCCTGCTGGCTGACGCCGAGGGCGGCCATCTCGCGCGTCGAGAATTCGAGGAAGATCACCTCGTCCTGGGCGCCGATCAGGTTGACCTTGCCGACATTCGGTACCGTAAGAACCTTGGCCCGCACGTCCTCGACATAGTCGCGCAGCTGCCGCTGCGTCAGTCCGTCCGCGGTGAAGGCGTAGACATTGCCGAAGACGTCGCCGAAATCTTCGTTGAAGACGGGGCCGACGACACCCTGCGGCAGCTCCCGCTTGATGTCGTTGATCATGTTGCGGACCTTGACCCAGACGCCGGGCACGTCGGCGCCTTTGACCGTGTCCTTCAGGTTGACATAGATGACGCTCTGACCAGGCGTGGTCTGGCTGCGGGTGTAGTCGAGCGAGTCGAGCTCTTCGAGCTTCTTCTCGATGCGGTCGCTGACCTGGCGGGCGGTGTCCTCGACCGTGGCGCCGGGCCACTGGGCGGCGATCACCATCGTCTTGATGGTGAACGACGGATCCTCCTCGCGCCCCAGGCTGACATAGGCGAGGATGCCGGCGATGGCCGAGACGATCATGAAATACCAGACGAGCGAGCGATGCTCGAGCGCCCAGTCGGACAGGTTGAAGCGGTTTGTCATTGGAATGCCCCATCTGGGATTGTGACTGCTTGGCCAGGGACCAGGCTGTTCACGCCGGCAA includes these proteins:
- a CDS encoding efflux RND transporter permease subunit codes for the protein MTNRFNLSDWALEHRSLVWYFMIVSAIAGILAYVSLGREEDPSFTIKTMVIAAQWPGATVEDTARQVSDRIEKKLEELDSLDYTRSQTTPGQSVIYVNLKDTVKGADVPGVWVKVRNMINDIKRELPQGVVGPVFNEDFGDVFGNVYAFTADGLTQRQLRDYVEDVRAKVLTVPNVGKVNLIGAQDEVIFLEFSTREMAALGVSQQEVVQTLQAQNAITPSGVIEAGRERISVRVSGQFTSEEDLRGLNLRVNDRFFRLSDIATISRGHVDPPQALFRFKGQPAIGLAIGMKTGANLLEFGEALKEQMHKITGELPIGVGVHLVADQPVVVEEAVGGFTKALFEAVAIVLVVSFISLGMRAGLVVAITIPLVLAMTFVVMQYTGISLQRISLGALIIALGLLVDDAMIAVEMMVARLEAGDTLRKAATAVYSSTAFPMLTGTLVTVASFIPVGLNSSNAGEYTFTLFVVIAVSLLLSWIVAVLFAPLLGVALLPKTMKKHHDKPSRLSTMFSHVLVGAMRWRWLTIGVTVAMFSVSLYGMRFVEQQFFPSSDRNELLVDFTLQQNASITDTKAQMDRFEAKLAGDADIHHWSSYIGQGAVRFILSFDPQPANPNYGQMVIVTKNIAARERLRSRIKTWTREEFAGLDVYVDLLAVGPPAGRPVQYRLSGPDIHKVRELAQKLAAIVGEHPRVSDIGFNWNEPARVVKIDVLQDKARQLGVTSQDIAGVLNGVVGGTSITQVRDAIYLVDVVSRASAAERGAIETLQNLQLPGKNGQSVPLAAVATFRYELEQPLIWRRSRLPTVTIRGSIVDATQPATIVQQLEPKVQAFIRALPAGYAAAVAGPVEESAKSQGPIAAVVPLMLFLMATILMVQMQSFSRLFLVVAAAPLGLIGVVAAMLPSGAPMGFVAILGVLALIGILIRNSVILVVQIEDLRREGRAPWEAVVEATMHRTRPILLTAAAASLALIPISHEVFWGPMAYAMMGGIIVGTLLTLLFLPALYVAWFGIKAPSEPDAEPLPAQPAHEPA